The following proteins are co-located in the Zonotrichia albicollis isolate bZonAlb1 chromosome 1, bZonAlb1.hap1, whole genome shotgun sequence genome:
- the LOC141730701 gene encoding uncharacterized protein LOC141730701 yields MMMMRMKMRMVMGIPMLLLLPRLLSSSPPPPPPPPRIAGLSRRRPAQTQRPTALLLLPCRGPTLRLPRPPTARPPAQTPIRRLADLTGWAGAAPGCGETAERGPDGTRRHGELRAPHPAPRPGRCPSAPPPSLFLFIYFPVEKEKPLLAASGRSPHTGCAPQDAAPGAALGARPGGARSPRAPRSPRGGGRSPAAGALPFPPPRVCGSGRCRRGEPRAPRGMGRREGAEFSAVCEGDKVWGAWPLSSGSGWNSCGRSGRGGLPGQGPGWLAACPPGCGAGLSLITRDLTCPGGQRGLGLRGEAGERRGLAAGEKSGHGARKRPRPRTFLRALPQRAPLPAAGAAPAERGRRPGAPAPRAHLTAPAGPQPGRLSLLPSLPGPQRRERGRGADAESRSGAHGLRSGALTRAWRAGSRTSPDLQTWWGAIAPRVRLNTARERVTRGLWVSV; encoded by the exons atgatgatgatgaggatgaagatgaggatggTGATGGGGATCCCgatgctcctcctgctcccgcGGCTCCTCTCCTCCTCACCTCCGCCTCCTCCACCTCCGCCTCGCATCGCTGGCCTCAGCCGCCGCCGACCAGCACAG ACACAGCGACCGaccgccctcctcctcctcccctgccgCGGCCCCACACTGCGCCTGCCCCGCCCGCCCACCGCCCGTCCCCCGGCGCAGACACCCATCCGCCGCCTCGCCGACCTcacgggctgggctggggccgCGCCGGGCTGCGGGGAAACCGCGGAGCGGGGCCCGGACGGGACGCGGCGCCACGGGGAGCTCCGCGCACCGCACCCCGCACCGCGCCCCGGCCGCTGCCCCAGCGCTCCCCCACCCTcgttatttctttttatttatttccccgtggaaaaggaaaagcccCTCCTGGCTGCGAGCGGCCGCTCCCCGCACACGGGCTGCGCTCCGCAGGACGCGGCTCCGGGGGCAGCGCTCGGTGCCCGCCCCGGCGGCGCTCGCTCCCCCCGAGCCCCGCGCAGCCCCCGGGGAGGCGGCCGGAGCCCGGCGGCGGGAGCGCTCCCCTTCCCCCCGCCGCGCGTCTGCGGCTCGGGGCGGTGCAGGCGGGGGGAGCCGCGGGCGCCCCGGgggatgggaaggagggagggagcagagtTCAGCGCTGTGTGCGAGGGAGACAAAGTCTGGGGAGCGTGGCCGCTTTCCAGCGGCTCCGGCTGGAACAGCTGCGGGCGCTCGGGGCGGGGGGGGCTCCCCGGGCAGGGGCCCGGCTGGCTGGCTGCCTGCCCGCCCGGCTGCGGGGCGGGGTTAAGCCTCATTACACGGGATTTAACGTGTCCCGGAGGCCAGCGGGGACTCGGGCTCCGAGGGGAGGCGGGGGAGCGCCGCGGCCTCGCAGCCGGAGAAAAGTCCGGCCACGGGGCGAGGAAGCGGCCGCGCCCCCGGACTTTCCTCCGGGCGCTGCCCCAACGCGCTCCGCTGCCCGCGGCGGGAGCGGCTCCAGCggagcgcggccgccggcccgGGGCCCCCGCCCCAAGGGCACATCTGACCGCCCCCGCGGGGCCCCAGCCCGGCCggctctccctccttccctccctgccggGGCCGCAGCGGAGGGAGCGGGGTCGGGGCGCGGATGCTGAATCACGAAGCGGCGCGCACGGACTGAGGAGCGGCGCGCTGACTCGCGCTTGGCGGGCGGGTTCGAGAACTTCGCCGGACTTGCAGACGTGGTGGGGAGCGATAGCCCCAAGGGTGCGCCTGAACACAGCCCGGGAGCGTGTTACCCGTGGCCTTTGGGTTTCTGTTTGA